The Candidatus Obscuribacter sp. genomic interval TTTTCGAGTGCCTTTGAGATATAGCTATCAAGAGGAGCTACTTCCTGACTAAAATCAGGCAATAACTGCATGCGCTGGGTCTCGTCCAGTACTGCCTTATTTTGATCCCGCAAAAAGGCAGGCAATCTTGGAATTTCAATAACTTCTTCGGGCTTACGGCCCATGATGATGTTGAGCTGCTGCCTTGCTCTTATTACCCGGCGCTGACCGACTTGGCGCTCCACATCGGACTGACTTGTGGCCAGGCGCGCTTTGAGGACGTCTAGCTCGGGCACATCGCCCGCTTGAAATCTCTTGTCTGAGACTTGTAAAAGGCGGCTTGCCAGATCATATAAAGAGGTTAGGGTTTCGACTGTTTCCTGGGCCACTACCACTTCGGTATAGGCCCGGCGCACGTCCGCTCTGAGGCTCCAGAGTGAGGACATCAAGTCGGTTTTGGTCTGGTCCACCAGTCTCTTAGTGGCAAGCAGGCGGAAGACGACCTTCCATGGTGGCTCCCAGTTAAAGGCTGGACCAATACGGCGCACTTGCTCGGCATAAGGACCGCGGTCAAAAAACAGACCGGGGTTGGGCTGGGATGCGGCATCGGCAAAGGCTGCTCTTGTTATTTGGAGCTGGCTGCGGATAGCTGCCGCCCTGGGGCTTTTGACCAGGGCATCGTCCAGTGCTTGCAAAATACTTGTGCCAGGACCTGTAGGTCTTTGAGGTATTTCGTCATATTGAATGGTGGCTGTGACTTTGTCTGCGCCATTGGCGGCTGGTTTGTCCTGAGCTGGTGCCGGGATGCT includes:
- a CDS encoding TolC family protein, translated to MDKLAQNPALRGLPGTVVDQSKYSGTTAPTSSMPQATGVTPVLSGDSIPAPAQDKPAANGADKVTATIQYDEIPQRPTGPGTSILQALDDALVKSPRAAAIRSQLQITRAAFADAASQPNPGLFFDRGPYAEQVRRIGPAFNWEPPWKVVFRLLATKRLVDQTKTDLMSSLWSLRADVRRAYTEVVVAQETVETLTSLYDLASRLLQVSDKRFQAGDVPELDVLKARLATSQSDVERQVGQRRVIRARQQLNIIMGRKPEEVIEIPRLPAFLRDQNKAVLDETQRMQLLPDFSQEVAPLDSYISKALENRLELKSIAQKIKLNQANTRTAYGNIIPNPTVAFGNSVSGNAPTGPKLNSVFVSLNIETPATNWNQGEIFRLKAIGKQLNYEMESQKNQITQQVSSAYNNVLAARQKLKVYQDHVLADSYEVARLARRSYEVGQSDITATLQVQQANINIRLQYLDAVRLYQEAFTDLEQACGRPLEY